In the Streptomyces sp. 3214.6 genome, TCTCGCCGAGCCGAAGAAGCTCCGCTACCGGCTGCTGCATGCAGCCGCTCGCATCACCCGGGGCGGTCGCCGCTTCCATCTGCGCATCTCCGCAACCTGGCCCTGGTGAAACGAGCTGACCAGCGCATTCGTAGGCCTCACAGCCCTGCTCCGGCCAGCCACCTGAAGCATGACAGCGCCCCTGCCCGCCCACCACCCGAGGAACCCTGGAGCACCCGACTTGCGCGTCGGGCCACGGCCATGCCCGCCGACGAAAAGCAACCGAACCACCACTGCACACCAGCTCAGACCCGCTCAGCCACTCGAAGCGAAACAGGGAGGCTAGGCGGATTTTTCGCCCGGCACCTTAGCGAGTTGCACACCACGCAGGCTGAGCAGCACCAACCCAGCGCACCCGCAGACGAGCGCGATGTCGGCGACGTTACCCACGAACGGGCCGTAGTCGATGAAGTCCACAACATGCCCGCGGCCCAGGCCGGGCTCGCGGAAGAGTCGGTCGCCCAGGTGGGATACCGCACCGCCGAGCAGCGCGCCCAGTACGAGCGCCCAGCCCGCCGAGGCCAGTCGGCGTGCGGTGTAGAGAATGCCGACCACTGCCGCTGCCGTTGCCAGGGTGAACACCCATGTCGCCTCGATGCCTATGGAGAACGCGGCACCAGGGTTGTACAGCAGTCGGAAGTAGATCAGAGGCGGGATCACGGCGACGCGCTCGCTGTCGGACAGCGCGGAGACCGCCCACAGTTTGGTGAGCTGGTCCGCGAGCAGGACTACCGCCGCCAGTATGAGCATCACGCCGTACAGTCGGCTTGAACCCCGCGCCAACCGCATCATCATGGCCTCCGTGCGTAGCGATATCCGAACCAAGATTCCCTGAGACTATCGGCCCCTTCGCCGTGGCAAGGTGCACGTTGCCGCCGTGGGGCAATCGGCTGAGCGCGTGGCTTGTCACGCAGCCTTGGCCGGGTATGCGGTCCACTGACGGATCGATGACTCGGGCGCGAAGCGGGTCTTCGGCTCGGCCCGGCTGTTCCGCCAGCGGATGTAGGCGGCGATGGCGGCGTTCTGCTCGTCGTGGGTGCGATGATCGGTGCCGTTCAGCGCGAAGTAGCGCAGGGCTGCGAACTCGGATTCGATCCAGTTCAGCCAGGATCCGTAGGTCGGCAGGAAGACCAGCTCGACGTCGTTGTCGGCGGCCCAGGCGCGTACCTCGGCGTGCCGGTGCGGGGAGAAGTTGTCGAGCACGATGTAGAGCTTCTCCCCAGGCCAGCGCTCTCGCAGGGCCTTGAGCAGGCCGAGGAACTCGCGCGCCGTTTGCGCTTGCGGATCCGGTAGTAGATCTGGCCGTCTCACTCTGTGAGCGGATCGCTACAGAACGCGAGACCCCCGCGACCGAGCGACCGGTCCGGGGGCGTGGCCATCAACGAACCCAACGGAGTTGACGACATGCGTCACCGTATCGCCCGGCTCTTCGAACCGCTGCTGCGACTTCTCCTTCCGGGAACCGGGCGCCGTCGCCGCGCGGTCACCGCGACGGCGCCCCTGTGCGCCTGCCCCACCTGCTCGTGCGCCGAGGACAACGCGATGGTCCGCCCCTACCTCGTCGCCCACGAGCGCCACGGCATCGGCCCGCGTGGCATCCACGGTGTGGAGGTGACCGCGTGATCGGGAGTCAGGACGGAGGGTTGCGGCTGTTGCCATGGGTCGGTCCGGAGGGCAAGCCGTGTTATCTCGTCGGTGACGGGATCGGGCGTCTCTCCCGGTTCGCCGACACGGTCGAGTTCGTGCAGCTCGGCATGGCGTGCGAACTCCTCGACCACGCCGCCGACATGCTCGCCGATCGCAAGGCCACTTCCGCGCAGTTGCATTTCCTGGTCGCCCGCATGGCCGAGGCGCTGCGGGATGTCCACCGCATCGCGGAGAGCAGGGGAGCCCGCCTTGCCTCGCCCGAGTACGACGATTCCGGTGTACGCGACGAGACCGACGGCGACGACATCCCCGTACCGGGGTCCTGAAGTCACGATTCACGCGGCGGATTGAGGCTCAGTCATGTCCGTGGCTCTGTGCTGTTACAAACGCACTCTCCAGAACGTGAGTACAACCTTCGTTCACCTGTGTGTGTCAACGAGGCATGACTCACCGGACCACAAGAAGCAGAAGACTGCTCGGCGCCGGGCTCACCGCCGGCGTCCTCATAACCGGCGTGGCCGCCGCCGCACCCGCCGCGGCCGCCGCCGCCCCGACGGTCAGCTGTACCTCCGCACGAGCGGGCCTGGCCGCCAAGTTGCAGAAGGACATCACCGCGGCGCTGGCGAACCGCGCGGGCACCGTCGCGGTCGGCCTCTACGACCGCACCACCAACACCACGTGCACCCTGCGCGCGACTTCGGCCTACGACTCCGCGAGCGTCGTCAAGGTCACCGTCCTCTCCGCGCTGCTGTGGGACGCCAAGAAGCACAACCGCTACCTGACCACCAGGGAGACCACGCTCGCCAAGGCCATGATCACGCAGTCGGACAACAACGCGACCACGACCCTGTGGAAGCAGCTCGGCATGACGAAGATCAAGGGCTTCCTCACCGCCGCCGGCATGACTCGGACCGTGCCGGGCGCGAACGGCTACTGGGGCCTGACCCAGATCAACGTCACCGACGAGCAGAAGCTGCTCAAGCTGATCACCGCCAAGAACACCGTGCTGAGCGACAACTCCCGCGCGTACATCCTCAAGCTGATGAACCAGGTCATCTCCTCGCAGCGCTGGGGTACGCCGGCCGGGGCGCCCTCGACCGTGACGGTGCACGTCAAGAACGGCTGGCTGCAGCGCTCCACGCACGGTTGGCGCGTGCACAGCGTCGGCACGTTCAATGGCGGCGGCCACGACTACATGATCACCGTGCTCACCCACGGCAACAGCACCATGAGCTACGGCGTCACCACCATCCAGAACGTGGCCAAGGCCATCCACAAGGACCTGGTGCCGACGACGACCGCGAACAGTGCGACCATCCAGCGGTACGTGCCGACGGACAGGCCCCAGGAGGCGATCCCGGCGGTGCCTTCGAGCGGCTGACGCTCTCCGCCGTCGACCGTCGGCCTTCGGCCTTCGACAGGCCGACGCTTTACGCGGCGGCCGCCTCCGCGTCACCGGCCCGTTCTACGGTGACGGCAATGCGCCTGCGAACCGTACTCGCCGCCCTCACCGCCGGCCTGGCGGCGGCCACCGCTCTGACCGCCGCCGGGCCTGCCCACGCCGCCCCTGCCACGAACACGGCCATCAACCAACGTGAAGACGGCCGCCGGACTGGCGGTGTCGGCCTGCGGAGCGCCGGTAAGACCGGGAGCGATCCCGGCACAGCGCGAAGAAACAGGAAGCCACGGATTCCCGACCGAACCCCGTGCCGCGTAGCGGCACAGCAACCAGTCAGGGAAGGCCAGAATCCTCGGGCTTCAGCCCGAGGAGCAAGTCAAAGCCGCGACGGCCGGATCCTGGACCGTCTCCCGGTGCCGTCGTCGCTGCTCGTCGCGCCCGCCGGCCGCGCCACGTCCAACCAGACCTTCGAGGGCCTGACCCTCCTGCCCGGCGGCCGCACGCTCCTCGCCTCCATGGAGTACGCGATAGCCGGGGACAGCGCGGGCATCGTCCGCTTCCAGACCTGGAACCGGACCAAGGGCGGCCGCTTCGAGCGCGGCGCCCAGTACGCGTACCGCACGGACTCCGGCCTCGGCGTCCCCGAGGTCCAGGCCACCCCCGACGGGCGCCTGCTGGTCCTGGAGCGCGGCTTCACCGCCGGCGTCGGCAACACGGTCCGCCTCTACCTGGCCGACCCGCGCCACGCGACGGACACGAGCGGCGTCGGGAACCTCACCGGCCAGGACGGCGTACGCCTGGTCAAGAAGACCCTGCTGACGGACCTGGTGACCTGCCCGTCACTGGGAGCGACCGCCAAGCAGCCCCAGCCGAACCCCCTGCTGGACAACATCGAGGGCATGGTGATCACGGGCCACGCCAAGAACCGCCTCAGGGTGCTCCTGGTCAGCGACGACAACCAGAACGCGGCACAGACGACCCGCTTCTACGACCTGCGTGTACGCGTCTGACCGACGCCCCCGTTTTGTTGCGGCGGGATGAAATCCGCCCCGTTCGGCGTTGGTGCCTTCCGGAAGATCAGCTCTGTTCGAAGTCGGAAGGAAGGCATCCGCGTGGCAGCGCAGCAGGGGGAGACATCGCGAGGCTGGGCACGCCGCCTGGCAGGCTACGCATGGCGTCACCCGACGGACGTCGTTCTCGCGCTCGGCTCCTCCCTGGCCGGCATGGCCGTCATGGCCCTGGTCCCGCTGGTCACCAAGGTGATCATCGACGACGTCATCGGCGATCACAGCCGTGACATGGCCCCCTGGGCGGGAGCCCTCCTCGGCGCCGCGCTCCTCGTCTACGTCCTCACCTACATCCGCCGCTACTACGGCGGCCGGCTCGCCCTCGACGTCCAGCACGACCTGCGGACCGAGATGTTCGAGACGATCACCCGGCTCGACGGCCGCCGCCAGGACGAGCTGTCCACCGGGCAGGTCGTGGGCCGCGCCACCAGCGACCTCCAGCTGATCCAGGGCCTGCTGTTCATGCTCCCGATGACGATCGGGAACCTGCTCCTCTTCCTGATCTCCCTGGTGATCATGGCGTGGCTGTCGCTGCCGCTGACCCTGGTCGCCCTCGCCGTGGCGCCCGCGCTGGCATACATCGCCAAGCGCAGCCGCACCAAGCTGCACCCGGCGACCTGGTACGCACAGGCGCAGGCGGCGGCGGTCGCGGGCGTGGTCGACGGCGCCGTCAGCGGCGTCCGCGTGGTGAAGGGCTTCGGGCAGGAGGACCAGGAGACGGGCAAACTGCGCGAGGTCGGCCGCCGGCTCTTCGCGGGCCGGCTGCGCACCATCCGACTCAACAGCGCGTACACCCCGGCCCTCCAGGCAGTCCCCGCGCTCGGCCAGGTCGCGATGCTGGCGCTGGGCGGCTGGCTGGCCGTGCGCGGGCACATCACCCTCGGCACGTTCGTCGCGTTCTCCACCTACCTCGCCCAGCTCGTCGGCCCGGTCCGGATGCTCGCCATGGTCCTCACGGTGGGCCAGCAGGCCCGCGCGGGCACCGAACGCGTCCTGGAGCTGATCGACACCGAGCCGTCGATGACGGACGGCGCCAAGGAACTCCCCGCCGACGCCCCCGCCACCGTCGAGTTCGACGACGTCTCCTTCGGCTACGACCCCGACCGCCCCGTCCTCGACGGTCTCACCTTCGAGATCCGCCCCGGCGAGACCCTCGCGGTCGTCGGCTCCTCCGGCTCCGGGAAATCGACGGTCTCCCTCCTCCTGCCCCGCTTCTACGACGTCACCCGGGGCGCCGTCCTCGTCGGCGGCCACGACGTCCGCGAGCTCACCCAGGACTCCCTGCGGGCCGCGATCGGCCTGGTCCCTGAGGACTCCTTCCTCTTCTCCGACACGGTCCGCGCCAACATCGCCTACGGCCGTCCCGACGCCACCCAGGACGAGATCGAGGCCGCCGCCCGCGCCGCCCAGGCCGACCGGTTCATCGCCGAACTGCCCGACGGCTACGACACGACGGTCGGCGAGCACGGCCTCACCCTCTCCGGCGGCCAGCGCCAGCGCGTCGCCCTCGCCCGCGCGATCCTCACCGACCCGCGCCTGCTGGTCCTCGACGACGCCACCTCCGCCGTGGACGCTGCCGTCGAGCACGAGATCCACGAGGCGCTCAGGCAGGTCATGCAGGGCCGCACGACCCTCCTCATCGCCCACCGCCGCTCCACCCTCAACCTCGCCGACCGCATCGCCGTCCTCGACGCGGGACGCCTCGCCGACCTCGGCACCCACGAGGAACTCCAGGAACGCTCCGCGCTCTACCGCCGCCTGCTCACCGACCCCGACGGCCTCGGCGGCGTGTCGCCCGGGCACGCCCAGCCGGTCGCGCCCGGCGAGGACACCTCCGTCCGCGACGAGCTGGACGCCGAGTTCGACGCCGAGCGCGGTGTGACGCCCCGGCTGTGGACCGGCGACCGCGAGCCGAAGGACACCGCCCTGTCCGGGATGCCCGCCACTCCCGAACTCCTCGCCCAGGTGGAGGCGCTGCCCCCAGCCGTCGACACCCCCGGCATCGACGAGGGGCGGGCCGTCCAGCCGGAGGAGTCGTACGGCCTGCGCAGGCTGCTGCGCGGCTTCGGCGCGCCGCTGCTGGTCAGCCTCGGCCTGGTCGCCGTCGACGCCGGGATGAGCCTGCTGCTGCCGGTGATGATCCGGCACGGCATCGACCAGGGGGTGACGAGGATGGCGCTGGGCGCCGTCTGGGCCGCCTCGCTGCTGGCGCTGCTCGCCGTGCTGGTGCAGTGGTTCGCGCAGACCGGTGAGATCCGGATGACCGGCCGCACCGGCGAACGCGTTCTGTACACCCTCCGCCTGAAGATCTTCGCCCAGCTGCAGCGGCTCGGACTCGACTACTACGAGCGGGAGTTGACCGGCCGGATCATGACCCGGATGACGACCGACGTCGACGCCCTGTCCACGTTCCTGCAGACGGGGCTGGTCACCGCCTTCGTCTCGGTCGTCACCTTCTTCGGCATCATGGTCGCGCTGCTGGTGATCGACGTACAGCTCGCGCTGGTCGTCTTCGCGACGCTCCCGCCGCTGGTCATCGCCACCTTCTTCTTCCGCCGGGCGAGCGTGAAGGCGTACGAGCTCGCCCGCGAGCGGGTGTCGTCGGTCAACGCCGACCTCCAGGAGTCGGTGTCCGGGCTCAGGATCGTGCAGGCCTTCCGGCGCGAGCGGGACGGCGGGGCGCGGTTCGCGGAGCGCAGCGACAGCTACCGCCAGGCCCGTATCAGGGGCCAGTGGCTGATCTCGGTCTACTTCCCGTTCGTGCAGCTGCTGTCGTCGGTCGCGGCGGCGGCGGTGCTGATCGCGGGCGCGGGCCGGATCGAGGCGGCGACGCTGACGACCGGCGCCCTGGTGGCGTATCTGCTGTACATCGACCTTTTCTTCGCGCCGGTCCAGCAGCTCTCCCAGGTCTTCGACGGCTACCAGCAGGCGACCGTCTCCCTGGGCCGCATCCAGGAGCTGCTCCAGGAGCCGACGTCCACGAAGTCCGCCGACGAACCGCTCGACGTCCTCTCGCTGCGCGGCGAGATCGCCTTCGAGGACGTGCACTTCAAGTACGGCGATGAGGAAGAGGCCCTGACCGGGATCGAGTTGAGCATCCCCGCGGGCCAGACGGTCGCGTTCGTCGGCGAGACCGGCGCCGGCAAGTCGACCCTCGTCAAGCTGGTGGCCCGGTTCTACGACCCCACCGGCGGCCGGGTCACGGTCGACGGCACGGATCTGCGTTCGCTCGACCTCACGTCGTACCGCCATCGTCTGGGCGTCGTACCGCAGGAGGCGTATCTCTTCCCCGGCACCGTCCGTGACGCCATCGCCTACGGTCGGCCCGAGGCCACGGACGCCGAGGTGGAGGCGGCGGCGCGGGCGGTCGGCGCGCACGAGATGATCGCGACGCTCGACGGCGGCTATCTGCACGAGGTCGCCGAGCGCGGCCGCAACCTCTCCGCCGGTCAGCGTCAGCTGATCGCGCTGGCCCGCGCGGAACTCGTCGACCCGGACGTCCTGCTCCTCGACGAGGCCACGGCCGCCCTGGACCTGGCGACGGAAGCCCAGGTCAATCAGGCCACGGACCGTCTCGCAGGCCGCCGTACGACCCTGGTGGTGGCCCACCGCCTGACCACCGCAGCCCGCGCGGACCGCGTCGTGGTCATGGACCACGGCCAGGTCGTGGAGGACGGCACCCACGACGAGCTGCTCGCCCTGGACGGGCGCTACGCCCGCCTGTGGCGGACCTTCGTCGGCGAGGTCGAGCCCGAGGAGCCGGTGGGCGCGTCCCGGTGACGACCGTGCAACCATCCGACACACGTCCTGCGTCCGTACATCTGTACGGCAATCGCGAGTGAGGCCGGGGGGACGCGGCCGTCGCGTACGGCGAACGTGGGAGGGGACGGGGACCGTGGGCAAAGGTGCGAGGAGTGCGGCGGCGCGGCGGCTGGGGGTGGGACTGGCCGTGCTGATCGCGGGCGTACTGCTGGCCGTCGTGGCGCCGGGGAGCGCCCAGGCGGCGCCGTCCACGACCTGCGCGGGCCACAAGGTGCGCACCCTGTCGTTCTCCACCGGCTCGGTGCTGGTCTACAGGAACAACAACCTGCTCTGCGCCGTCACCGTCCAGAAGCACCCCGGCACGGTGCGGCTGATGTCGGTGAGCGTGCAGGCGCGCGGCCATGTCGCCGTCACCAAGTCCTGGAAGCACACCCGTACCTCCCCCTCCGTGACCGTCTACGCGGGACACCGGTGTGTGCGGGTGACGGGTGCGGTGGGGGCCGGCAGATACAGCTCGGGCTGGCTCCTCTGCTGACGTTGATCCATCAAGTCCCTCTGGTGTGACGGGTGTTGTCGACGATAGTTTCCGGCGACGCACATCTGTCTCACAGGGAGGGTGCACGCGCATGCGCAAGGCGCTCAGATGGCTGCTGGCGCTCACCGTGCTCATAGGCACGTTGAGCACGGCGGGCGCGGCCACCGCCGCGGAGCCGGAGCCGGCCGACATCAAGGACCGGCTTCTCTCGATCCCCGGCATGAGCCTGATCCAGGAGAAGCCGTATCCCGGCTACCGCTACTTCGTCCTGAACTACACCCAGCCGGTCGACCACCGGCACCCGTCCAAGGGCGTTTTCCAGCAGCGGATCACGGTGCTGCACAAGGACGTCAGCCGCCCCACCGTCTTCTACACCGGCGGCTACAACGTCTCCACCACCCCCGGCCGCCGCGAGCCCACCCAGATCGTGGACGGCAAC is a window encoding:
- a CDS encoding signal peptidase II, with the translated sequence MLILAAVVLLADQLTKLWAVSALSDSERVAVIPPLIYFRLLYNPGAAFSIGIEATWVFTLATAAAVVGILYTARRLASAGWALVLGALLGGAVSHLGDRLFREPGLGRGHVVDFIDYGPFVGNVADIALVCGCAGLVLLSLRGVQLAKVPGEKSA
- a CDS encoding transposase; translation: MRRPDLLPDPQAQTAREFLGLLKALRERWPGEKLYIVLDNFSPHRHAEVRAWAADNDVELVFLPTYGSWLNWIESEFAALRYFALNGTDHRTHDEQNAAIAAYIRWRNSRAEPKTRFAPESSIRQWTAYPAKAA
- a CDS encoding serine hydrolase, whose protein sequence is MTHRTTRSRRLLGAGLTAGVLITGVAAAAPAAAAAAPTVSCTSARAGLAAKLQKDITAALANRAGTVAVGLYDRTTNTTCTLRATSAYDSASVVKVTVLSALLWDAKKHNRYLTTRETTLAKAMITQSDNNATTTLWKQLGMTKIKGFLTAAGMTRTVPGANGYWGLTQINVTDEQKLLKLITAKNTVLSDNSRAYILKLMNQVISSQRWGTPAGAPSTVTVHVKNGWLQRSTHGWRVHSVGTFNGGGHDYMITVLTHGNSTMSYGVTTIQNVAKAIHKDLVPTTTANSATIQRYVPTDRPQEAIPAVPSSG
- a CDS encoding ABC transporter ATP-binding protein, producing the protein MAAQQGETSRGWARRLAGYAWRHPTDVVLALGSSLAGMAVMALVPLVTKVIIDDVIGDHSRDMAPWAGALLGAALLVYVLTYIRRYYGGRLALDVQHDLRTEMFETITRLDGRRQDELSTGQVVGRATSDLQLIQGLLFMLPMTIGNLLLFLISLVIMAWLSLPLTLVALAVAPALAYIAKRSRTKLHPATWYAQAQAAAVAGVVDGAVSGVRVVKGFGQEDQETGKLREVGRRLFAGRLRTIRLNSAYTPALQAVPALGQVAMLALGGWLAVRGHITLGTFVAFSTYLAQLVGPVRMLAMVLTVGQQARAGTERVLELIDTEPSMTDGAKELPADAPATVEFDDVSFGYDPDRPVLDGLTFEIRPGETLAVVGSSGSGKSTVSLLLPRFYDVTRGAVLVGGHDVRELTQDSLRAAIGLVPEDSFLFSDTVRANIAYGRPDATQDEIEAAARAAQADRFIAELPDGYDTTVGEHGLTLSGGQRQRVALARAILTDPRLLVLDDATSAVDAAVEHEIHEALRQVMQGRTTLLIAHRRSTLNLADRIAVLDAGRLADLGTHEELQERSALYRRLLTDPDGLGGVSPGHAQPVAPGEDTSVRDELDAEFDAERGVTPRLWTGDREPKDTALSGMPATPELLAQVEALPPAVDTPGIDEGRAVQPEESYGLRRLLRGFGAPLLVSLGLVAVDAGMSLLLPVMIRHGIDQGVTRMALGAVWAASLLALLAVLVQWFAQTGEIRMTGRTGERVLYTLRLKIFAQLQRLGLDYYERELTGRIMTRMTTDVDALSTFLQTGLVTAFVSVVTFFGIMVALLVIDVQLALVVFATLPPLVIATFFFRRASVKAYELARERVSSVNADLQESVSGLRIVQAFRRERDGGARFAERSDSYRQARIRGQWLISVYFPFVQLLSSVAAAAVLIAGAGRIEAATLTTGALVAYLLYIDLFFAPVQQLSQVFDGYQQATVSLGRIQELLQEPTSTKSADEPLDVLSLRGEIAFEDVHFKYGDEEEALTGIELSIPAGQTVAFVGETGAGKSTLVKLVARFYDPTGGRVTVDGTDLRSLDLTSYRHRLGVVPQEAYLFPGTVRDAIAYGRPEATDAEVEAAARAVGAHEMIATLDGGYLHEVAERGRNLSAGQRQLIALARAELVDPDVLLLDEATAALDLATEAQVNQATDRLAGRRTTLVVAHRLTTAARADRVVVMDHGQVVEDGTHDELLALDGRYARLWRTFVGEVEPEEPVGASR